A DNA window from Equus przewalskii isolate Varuska chromosome 12, EquPr2, whole genome shotgun sequence contains the following coding sequences:
- the LOC103553275 gene encoding putative olfactory receptor 1F12P yields the protein MERGNHTSASEFILLGLSSQNEEQELIFGLFLVIYLVGAAGNLFIILAIGSDSHLHTPMYFFLSNLSLVDFCFISTTVPKMLVNIQTQTQSICYSGCLAQIYFCILLANMDNFLLTAMAYDRYAAICHPLHYSTTMSLQTSALMLGSSWLIANFHSLLHTLLMARLEFCASNVIPYFFCDLVPLLQLSCSDTHLNQLMILLVGGLIVLIPFFGILVSYSYIVSAVLKVPSARGKQKAFSTCGSHLTVVILFYGTITGVYLSPSSSHSADKDSLASVMYMVVTPMLNPFIYCLRNKDMKRALWKLFSVKVLSRGL from the coding sequence ATGGAGAGAGGAAACCACACAAGCGCCTCTGAGTTCATCCTCCTAGGGCTCTCCAGCCAGAACGAGGAACAGGAGCTGATCTTTGGGCTCTTCCTTGTCATATACCTGGTTGGGGCAGCAGGGAACTTGTTCATCATCCTGGCCATTGGCTcagactcccacctccacacgcccatgtacttcttcctcagcaACCTCTCCCTAGTGGATTTCTGCTTCATCTCCACCACAGTCCCCAAGATGCTTGTGAATATCCAGACACAGACTCAGTCCATTTGCTACAGCGGCTGCCTAGCCCAGATCTACTTCTGCATTTTGCTTGCCAACATGGACAACTTCCTCCTGACAGCAATGGCTTATGACCGCTACGCGGCCATCTGCCACCCCCTGCACTACTCCACCACGATGAGTCTGCAAACCTCTGCCCTGATGCTGGGGAGCTCCTGGCTCATTGCCAACTTCCACTCCCTGCTACACACCCTCCTCATGGCTCGGCTGGAGTTCTGTGCCAGCAATGTCATCCCTTACTTCTTTTGTGACCTTGTTCCCCTGCTTCAGCTCTCCTGTTCCGACACCCACCTCAACCAGCTCATGATTCTGCTGGTGGGGGGCTTGATCGTCCTCATCCCCTTCTTCGGCATTCTAGTCTCCTACAGCTACATTGTGTCTGCTGTGCTCAAGGTCCCATCTGCCCGTGGCAAACAAAAGGCCTTTTCCACCTGTGGTTCCCACCTCACTGTAGTCATCCTTTTCTATGGGACCATCACAGGAGTCTACCTGAGTCCTTCATCCTCCCACTCAGCTGATAAGGATTCGCTGGCTTCAGTGATGTATATGGTGGTCACCCCCATGCTGAATCCCTTCATCTACTGCCTGAGGAACAAGGACATGAAGAGAGCTCTATGGAAACTGTTCAGCGTGAAGGTTTTATCCCGTGGGTTGTGA